The proteins below are encoded in one region of Avibacterium volantium:
- a CDS encoding PTS mannitol transporter subunit IICBA, whose protein sequence is MLSANAKLKVQSFGRFLSNMVMPNIGAFIAWGFITALFIPTGWFPNETLGKLVGPMITYLLPLLIGYTGGKLVGGDRGAVVGAITTAGVIIGTDIPMFLGAMIAGPTGGWAIKHFDRWADGKIKSGFEMLVNNFSSGIIGMLLAILFFLVVGPAVKVLSTTLAAGVDVLVQAHLLPLTSIFVEPAKILFLNNAINHGIFSPLGIQQSQELGQSIFFLIEANPGPGLGVLLAYILFGKGSAKQTAGGAAVIHFFGGIHEIYFPYVLMNPRLLIAVIAGGMTGVFTLVLFNAGLIAPASPGSIIAVLAMTPSQSIFGVLCSVALATVVSFVIAAFFLKIQKEDTSDKLEEAQAASKAMKGDVAKPVTDYKGLQKIFVSCDAGMGSSAMGASMLRKKVKDAGLPIDVANCAINDLPDNARLVITHQDLTLRAQKQVPNAMHLSLTNFLDNKFYDNLVNELKAHFTEAAAKSADSVEVAEMDGATFNLSADQIFLGLKAENKQDAIRFAGEQLVKAGFVLPSYVDAMFEREELVSTYLGEGLAVPHGTIDAKDAVLKTGIVVCQYPEGVRFTEEEDGVAKLVIGIAARNNEHIQVLTAITNALDSEEAIATLTTTNNVEDVLALLKS, encoded by the coding sequence ATGTTATCAGCAAATGCAAAACTGAAAGTCCAAAGTTTTGGACGCTTTTTGTCAAATATGGTGATGCCAAATATTGGGGCATTCATTGCTTGGGGATTTATCACCGCACTTTTTATTCCAACAGGTTGGTTTCCAAATGAAACCTTAGGTAAACTTGTTGGCCCGATGATCACCTATTTATTGCCATTATTAATTGGTTATACAGGGGGGAAATTAGTCGGTGGCGATCGTGGTGCGGTTGTAGGTGCGATCACAACAGCAGGGGTAATCATTGGGACAGATATTCCAATGTTCCTTGGTGCAATGATTGCAGGACCAACAGGTGGTTGGGCAATTAAACACTTCGACCGTTGGGCTGATGGTAAAATCAAGAGCGGTTTTGAAATGCTGGTGAATAACTTTTCATCAGGTATTATCGGAATGTTGCTTGCTATTTTATTCTTCTTAGTGGTAGGCCCTGCGGTGAAAGTGCTTTCCACAACCTTGGCGGCAGGGGTAGATGTATTAGTACAAGCACATTTGTTGCCACTCACTTCTATTTTTGTTGAACCTGCGAAAATCCTTTTCTTAAATAATGCGATTAACCACGGCATTTTCTCTCCGCTAGGTATTCAACAATCACAAGAACTTGGTCAATCTATTTTCTTCTTGATTGAAGCAAACCCAGGCCCAGGTTTAGGGGTATTATTAGCCTATATTTTATTTGGTAAAGGTTCAGCGAAACAAACCGCAGGTGGGGCGGCTGTGATCCACTTCTTCGGTGGGATTCACGAAATTTATTTCCCTTATGTATTAATGAATCCACGTTTATTAATCGCGGTTATTGCAGGGGGAATGACTGGCGTATTTACCTTGGTATTATTTAATGCAGGGCTTATTGCGCCAGCTTCACCGGGTTCAATTATTGCGGTATTAGCAATGACACCTTCACAATCTATCTTTGGCGTGCTTTGTTCAGTGGCATTAGCGACCGTTGTTTCTTTTGTTATCGCTGCATTCTTCTTAAAAATTCAAAAAGAAGATACTTCAGATAAATTAGAAGAAGCTCAAGCTGCATCAAAAGCAATGAAAGGCGATGTGGCAAAACCAGTAACCGATTACAAAGGCTTACAAAAAATCTTTGTATCTTGCGATGCTGGAATGGGATCAAGCGCAATGGGTGCAAGTATGCTGCGCAAAAAAGTGAAAGATGCAGGCTTGCCAATTGATGTGGCGAACTGTGCAATCAATGACTTACCAGATAATGCAAGATTAGTGATTACGCACCAAGACTTAACCTTACGCGCACAAAAACAAGTGCCAAATGCAATGCATCTTTCTTTAACCAATTTCTTAGATAATAAATTCTATGATAATTTGGTGAATGAATTAAAAGCACATTTCACAGAAGCAGCCGCAAAATCGGCAGACAGCGTAGAAGTGGCAGAAATGGACGGTGCAACCTTCAACCTTAGTGCGGATCAAATTTTCTTAGGATTAAAAGCGGAAAATAAACAAGATGCCATTCGTTTTGCTGGCGAACAATTAGTGAAAGCAGGTTTCGTGTTGCCAAGTTATGTGGACGCAATGTTTGAACGCGAAGAATTAGTTTCCACTTACTTAGGCGAAGGCTTAGCCGTGCCACACGGTACGATTGATGCAAAAGATGCCGTATTGAAAACAGGTATTGTAGTATGTCAATATCCTGAAGGCGTACGCTTTACTGAGGAAGAAGACGGCGTAGCCAAATTAGTGATTGGTATCGCCGCGCGCAATA
- a CDS encoding single-stranded DNA-binding protein — protein sequence MAGVNKVIIVGNLGNDPEIRTMPNGEAVANISVATSESWMDKNTGERREITEWHRIVFYRRQAEIVGEYLRKGSKVYVEGRLRTRKWQDQNGQDRYTTEIQGDVLQMLDSRAERTQGGYAPQGGGYAQQGGGYAAQQGGNQYAQPTQPAYQAQRAAPQATPAPQPVIDDVPLDDDIPF from the coding sequence ATGGCTGGAGTAAACAAAGTTATTATCGTAGGAAACCTAGGAAACGATCCTGAAATTCGCACAATGCCAAATGGCGAAGCTGTGGCGAACATTAGCGTAGCAACCAGTGAAAGCTGGATGGATAAAAACACCGGTGAACGCCGTGAAATCACCGAATGGCATCGCATTGTGTTCTATCGCCGTCAAGCTGAAATTGTGGGTGAATATTTGCGCAAAGGTTCAAAAGTTTATGTTGAAGGGCGTTTAAGAACGCGCAAATGGCAAGATCAAAATGGCCAAGATCGCTACACCACGGAAATCCAAGGCGATGTGCTACAAATGTTAGACAGCCGCGCAGAACGTACTCAAGGCGGCTATGCACCGCAAGGCGGGGGATATGCCCAACAAGGTGGTGGCTATGCAGCTCAACAAGGGGGCAATCAATATGCTCAACCTACACAGCCCGCATATCAAGCACAAAGAGCCGCACCACAAGCAACACCTGCGCCACAGCCAGTGATTGATGACGTGCCATTAGATGATGATATTCCTTTCTAA
- the uvrA gene encoding excinuclease ABC subunit UvrA codes for MEKIEVRGARTHNLKNINLTIPRDKLIVITGLSGSGKSSLAFDTLYAEGQRRYVESLSAYARQFLSLMEKPDVDHIEGLSPAISIEQKSTSHNPRSTVGTITEIHDYLRLLFARVGEPRCPNHHIPLAAQTISQMVDKVLALPEESRMMLLAPVVKDRKGEHIKILEHIAAQGYIRARIDGEICDLSDPPKLELQKKHTIEVVVDRFKVRPDLATRLAESFETALELSGGTAVVANMDDPKAEELLFSANFACPHCGYSVPELEPRLFSFNNPAGACPTCDGLGVQQYFDEKRVVQNPSISLAGGAIKGWDRRNFYYYQMLTSLAKHYGFDVESPFEDLPKKIQHIILHGSGKEEIEFQYMNDRGDVVLRRHSFEGILNNMARRYKETESMSVREELAKNISTRPCKDCGGSRLRPEARNVFIGETNLPEVSEKSIGEAFNFVDSLTLSGQRAQIADKILKEIKERLQFLVNVGLNYLSLSRSAETLSGGEAQRIRLASQIGAGLVGVMYVLDEPSIGLHQRDNERLLNTLIHLRNLGNTVIVVEHDEDAILSADHIIDIGPGAGVHGGSVVAQGTAQEIMQNPNSLTGKFLSGKEKIEIPKKRTALDKERILKLKGASGNNLKNVNLEIPVGLFTCVTGVSGSGKSTLINDTLFPLAQSALNRAENAQAAPHKSIQGLEFFDKVIDIDQSPIGRTPRSNPATYTGLFTPIRELFAGVPESRARGYNPGRFSFNVRGGRCEACQGDGVIKVEMHFLPDVYVPCDQCKGKRYNRETLEIRYKGKTINQVLDMTVEEAREFFDAIPQIARKLQTLMDVGLSYIRLGQSSTTLSGGEAQRVKLATELSKRDTGKTLYILDEPTTGLHFADIKQLLEVLHRLRDQGNTIVVIEHNLDVIKTADWIVDLGPEGGSGGGEIIATGMPEQVAKVKGSHTARFLKQILAK; via the coding sequence ATGGAAAAAATAGAAGTGCGTGGGGCGAGAACCCATAATTTAAAAAATATTAATCTGACGATTCCGCGTGATAAATTGATTGTGATTACAGGGCTTTCTGGCTCGGGGAAATCTTCACTGGCCTTTGATACCCTTTATGCCGAAGGGCAACGCCGTTATGTGGAATCCCTTTCTGCGTATGCGCGCCAGTTTTTATCGTTAATGGAAAAGCCAGATGTGGATCATATTGAAGGGCTATCCCCTGCGATTTCCATTGAACAAAAATCCACCTCGCACAATCCACGTTCTACGGTGGGTACGATCACGGAAATTCACGACTATTTGCGTTTGCTATTTGCTCGTGTGGGCGAACCGCGCTGCCCAAATCATCATATTCCGTTAGCGGCGCAAACCATTAGTCAGATGGTGGATAAGGTGCTGGCATTGCCGGAAGAAAGCCGAATGATGCTGCTCGCCCCTGTGGTGAAAGATCGCAAAGGGGAACATATTAAAATTTTAGAACATATTGCCGCGCAAGGTTATATCCGCGCTAGAATTGATGGGGAAATTTGCGATCTTTCTGATCCACCAAAATTAGAATTACAGAAAAAGCACACCATTGAAGTGGTGGTGGATCGCTTTAAAGTTCGTCCAGATTTAGCAACCCGCTTAGCGGAATCCTTTGAAACAGCGTTAGAACTTTCTGGCGGCACGGCAGTGGTGGCGAATATGGACGATCCGAAAGCGGAAGAACTGCTGTTTTCCGCGAATTTTGCTTGTCCGCATTGTGGTTATTCCGTGCCTGAACTCGAGCCGCGTTTATTTTCCTTTAATAATCCTGCGGGGGCTTGCCCGACTTGTGATGGCTTGGGGGTTCAGCAATATTTTGATGAAAAACGCGTGGTGCAAAATCCAAGCATTTCCTTAGCAGGTGGGGCGATTAAAGGTTGGGATCGACGTAATTTCTATTATTACCAAATGCTGACTTCCCTCGCCAAACACTATGGCTTTGATGTGGAAAGCCCGTTTGAAGATTTACCAAAAAAAATTCAGCACATTATTTTGCACGGTTCAGGCAAAGAAGAAATTGAATTCCAATATATGAACGACCGTGGCGATGTGGTGCTACGCCGCCATAGTTTTGAAGGCATTCTCAATAATATGGCACGCCGTTATAAAGAAACAGAATCAATGTCTGTGCGTGAAGAATTGGCGAAAAATATCAGTACGCGTCCTTGTAAGGATTGCGGTGGCTCGCGTTTACGCCCTGAAGCGCGTAATGTTTTTATTGGCGAAACAAATCTGCCTGAGGTTTCCGAAAAGAGCATTGGTGAAGCCTTTAATTTTGTGGATAGCCTTACCCTAAGCGGACAGCGCGCGCAAATTGCCGATAAAATTCTCAAAGAAATCAAAGAGCGCTTGCAATTTTTGGTTAATGTGGGGCTGAATTATCTTTCTCTTTCTCGTTCTGCCGAAACCCTTTCTGGTGGTGAAGCGCAACGTATTCGTCTAGCTAGCCAAATTGGTGCTGGCTTGGTTGGCGTGATGTATGTGCTTGATGAGCCTTCCATTGGCTTGCACCAACGAGATAATGAGCGCTTACTTAACACCTTGATTCACTTAAGAAATTTAGGTAACACAGTGATTGTGGTGGAACACGATGAAGATGCTATTTTGAGCGCAGATCACATCATTGATATTGGCCCTGGTGCTGGTGTGCACGGTGGTAGCGTGGTAGCGCAAGGTACAGCACAAGAAATTATGCAAAATCCAAACTCACTGACGGGGAAATTCTTATCAGGCAAAGAAAAAATAGAAATTCCAAAAAAACGCACCGCACTTGATAAAGAAAGAATCTTAAAACTCAAAGGCGCTTCGGGCAATAATCTGAAAAATGTCAATTTAGAAATCCCTGTGGGCTTGTTTACTTGTGTAACAGGCGTATCGGGGTCGGGTAAATCTACGCTGATTAACGATACCCTATTCCCACTGGCGCAAAGTGCTTTAAACCGTGCGGAAAATGCGCAAGCCGCACCGCATAAATCTATTCAAGGATTAGAATTTTTTGACAAAGTGATCGATATTGATCAAAGCCCAATTGGACGTACACCGCGTTCCAATCCTGCCACTTACACGGGCTTATTCACACCAATTCGCGAATTATTCGCAGGCGTGCCAGAATCCCGTGCGCGAGGCTACAATCCCGGTCGATTTAGCTTTAACGTGCGAGGCGGACGCTGTGAAGCCTGCCAAGGAGATGGGGTAATCAAAGTGGAGATGCACTTTTTACCTGATGTTTATGTCCCTTGTGATCAATGCAAAGGAAAACGTTACAATCGCGAAACCTTAGAAATTCGTTACAAAGGCAAAACGATTAACCAAGTGTTGGATATGACGGTGGAAGAAGCGCGAGAATTTTTCGATGCCATTCCGCAAATTGCGCGCAAATTGCAAACCTTGATGGACGTGGGACTATCCTACATTCGCCTAGGGCAATCTTCCACCACCCTATCTGGCGGTGAAGCGCAACGGGTGAAATTGGCGACCGAGTTATCAAAACGCGATACGGGAAAAACCTTGTATATTCTTGATGAACCCACAACTGGCTTACATTTTGCGGATATTAAACAGCTCCTTGAAGTGCTACATCGCTTGCGTGATCAGGGCAACACCATTGTGGTGATTGAGCATAATTTAGATGTGATTAAAACCGCAGACTGGATTGTGGATCTTGGCCCTGAAGGGGGAAGTGGCGGTGGTGAAATTATTGCTACAGGAATGCCAGAGCAAGTGGCGAAAGTGAAAGGCTCGCACACAGCACGGTTTTTAAAACAAATTCTTGCAAAGTAA
- a CDS encoding rod shape-determining protein codes for MLFKKIRGLFSNDLSIDLGTANTLIYVKGQGIVLNEPSVVAIRQGRAGSMKSIAAVGKEAKLMLGRTPKSILAIRPMKDGVIADFSVTEKMLQYFIKQVHSGNFMRPSPRVLVCVPAGATQVERRAIKESALGAGAREVYLIEEPMAAAIGAKLPVSTATGSMVIDIGGGTTEVAVISLNGIVYSSSVRIGGDRFDEAIIAYVRRTFGSIIGEPTAERIKEEIGTAYIQEGDEIKELEVHGHNLAEGAPRTFTLNSRDVLEAIQQPLNGIVTAVRTALEECQPEHAADIFERGIVLTGGGALLRNIDVLLSKETGVPVIVADDPLTCVARGGGEALDMHGADIFSDDI; via the coding sequence ATGTTATTTAAAAAAATTCGTGGTTTATTCTCAAACGATCTTTCTATTGATTTAGGTACAGCGAACACATTAATTTATGTGAAAGGGCAAGGAATCGTGCTAAATGAACCCTCTGTGGTGGCAATTCGTCAAGGCCGTGCAGGATCGATGAAAAGCATTGCAGCGGTAGGGAAAGAAGCAAAATTAATGCTTGGCCGTACACCGAAAAGCATTTTAGCCATTCGCCCAATGAAAGATGGCGTTATCGCGGATTTCTCGGTAACCGAAAAAATGTTGCAATACTTCATTAAACAAGTACATAGCGGCAACTTTATGCGCCCAAGCCCGCGAGTTTTAGTCTGCGTACCAGCAGGTGCAACCCAAGTGGAACGCCGTGCGATTAAAGAATCTGCCTTAGGTGCAGGCGCGCGCGAAGTGTACTTAATTGAAGAGCCAATGGCTGCGGCAATCGGGGCAAAATTGCCTGTTTCCACCGCAACAGGATCAATGGTGATTGATATCGGTGGCGGTACAACTGAAGTCGCGGTGATTTCTTTAAATGGTATTGTTTATTCTTCTTCTGTGCGCATTGGTGGCGACCGTTTTGATGAAGCAATTATCGCCTATGTACGCCGCACTTTTGGTTCTATTATTGGTGAACCAACCGCAGAGCGCATCAAAGAAGAAATTGGTACAGCCTATATTCAAGAAGGCGATGAAATTAAAGAGCTAGAAGTTCACGGACACAACCTTGCAGAGGGGGCGCCAAGAACCTTTACCTTAAATTCACGCGATGTGTTGGAAGCTATTCAACAGCCATTAAACGGCATTGTTACTGCCGTGCGTACTGCGCTCGAAGAATGCCAACCAGAACACGCTGCGGATATTTTTGAACGCGGTATCGTGCTAACTGGTGGTGGTGCGTTATTGCGTAATATTGATGTTTTATTGTCGAAAGAAACTGGCGTACCTGTGATTGTTGCTGATGATCCACTGACCTGTGTTGCTCGTGGCGGTGGCGAAGCATTAGATATGCACGGTGCTGATATTTTCAGCGACGATATTTAA
- the mreC gene encoding rod shape-determining protein MreC: MKPIFGKAPYLGIRLIFAVIASIVLILFDGQTNTMIKARSIMETAIGGVYYLANTPRTVLDGVSYNLVDTNKLQIENKVLREQLREKNADLLLLDQLKVENQRLRLLLNSPLRTDEYKKIAEVLTAETDVYRQQVVINQGENDGAYVGQPVIDEKGVVGQIISVGSNTSRVLLLTDVTHSIPVQVLRNDVRVIASGTGHSDELTLDNVPRSVDIVKGDLLVTSGLGGRFLEGYPVAIVENVSRDGKNYFATITAKPLASIERLRYVLLLWPTNEDMRKVNSSTPEDVRKAVRQRLETQKKQEIVQPSMTAEEPEEKPSTPTLEEIHTEQMEMPSEPVDPELQHYREED, translated from the coding sequence ATGAAACCGATCTTTGGAAAAGCTCCCTACCTTGGCATTCGTTTAATTTTTGCCGTGATTGCTTCTATTGTGCTGATTTTATTTGATGGGCAAACCAACACAATGATAAAAGCACGTAGCATAATGGAAACAGCAATTGGTGGCGTTTATTATCTTGCCAACACCCCTAGAACCGTATTAGACGGTGTGTCTTACAATCTTGTTGATACCAACAAATTACAAATCGAAAACAAAGTCCTAAGAGAACAACTGCGCGAAAAAAATGCCGACTTACTGTTATTGGATCAACTAAAAGTAGAAAACCAACGCTTACGTTTATTGCTAAATTCGCCATTGCGTACAGATGAATACAAAAAAATCGCTGAGGTTTTAACCGCAGAAACTGATGTTTATCGCCAGCAAGTGGTCATTAACCAAGGGGAAAATGACGGTGCTTATGTGGGGCAGCCGGTTATCGATGAAAAAGGTGTAGTTGGGCAGATTATTTCTGTAGGAAGCAACACCAGTCGCGTGCTGTTACTAACGGACGTTACCCATTCCATTCCTGTGCAAGTATTGCGTAATGATGTGCGTGTGATCGCCAGTGGTACAGGGCACAGTGATGAACTCACCCTAGACAATGTGCCACGCTCAGTGGATATTGTGAAAGGGGATTTACTGGTTACATCTGGGCTAGGTGGACGTTTCCTTGAAGGCTACCCTGTCGCCATTGTGGAAAATGTATCGCGTGATGGAAAGAATTATTTCGCTACTATCACAGCGAAACCACTCGCATCGATTGAGCGTTTACGTTATGTCTTACTTTTATGGCCAACCAATGAAGATATGCGTAAAGTAAATTCTAGTACGCCAGAAGATGTGCGCAAAGCCGTTCGTCAGCGTCTTGAAACTCAGAAAAAGCAAGAAATTGTGCAACCGTCTATGACAGCGGAAGAGCCAGAAGAAAAACCATCAACTCCAACTTTAGAGGAGATTCATACGGAACAAATGGAAATGCCTTCTGAACCTGTTGATCCTGAATTGCAACATTATCGAGAGGAAGATTAA
- the mreD gene encoding rod shape-determining protein MreD has translation MRGRAVLQLLFIVSTFLIAMVLEIAPWPTSLHNFKPAWLLLVLTYWILAMPSKISVGTAFLMGIAWDLVLGSTLGIHALVLSIFAYLLAVNSVLIRNLSLWMQGIFVILAVFGVRIGIFIVELFLHSAVFNWQEIFGAITTGVLWPWIFLLLRKVAKQFHIG, from the coding sequence ATGCGAGGTCGTGCTGTTTTACAATTATTGTTTATTGTATCCACCTTTTTAATTGCAATGGTGTTAGAAATTGCACCTTGGCCAACTAGCCTGCATAATTTCAAGCCTGCGTGGTTATTGTTGGTCTTAACTTATTGGATCTTAGCAATGCCTTCAAAAATTAGTGTCGGTACAGCATTTCTTATGGGAATTGCTTGGGATCTTGTACTCGGTTCAACCTTGGGAATCCACGCGTTAGTGCTTTCTATTTTTGCTTATTTGCTTGCAGTGAATAGTGTATTAATCCGGAATTTATCTTTATGGATGCAAGGAATATTTGTTATTCTCGCTGTTTTTGGTGTAAGAATAGGAATTTTTATCGTTGAGCTATTCTTGCATAGTGCAGTCTTTAATTGGCAAGAGATTTTTGGCGCAATTACCACTGGCGTATTATGGCCTTGGATATTCTTGTTATTGAGAAAAGTAGCAAAGCAATTCCATATTGGATAA
- the gltX gene encoding glutamate--tRNA ligase, translating into MKAEPLFNLDPSVKVRTRFAPSPTGYLHVGGARTALYSWLFAKHNQGEFVLRIEDTDLERSTPEATQAILEGMEWLNLAWDHGPYYQTKRFDRYNQVIDQMLEQGLAYRCYCSKERLENLRNEQEKNKEKPRYDGYCLHHAPENPDAPHVVRFKNPQEGSVVFDDAVRGRIEISNSELDDLIIRRTDGSPTYNFCVVIDDWDMGITHVVRGEDHINNTPRQINILKALNAPIPTYAHVSMILGDDGQKLSKRHGAVSVMQYRDDGFLPEALLNYLVRLGWGHGDQEIFSVEEMIKLFELTQVSKSASAFNTEKLLWLNHHYIRELPPEYVAKHLAWHYQHQGIDTSNGPALSEIVVILGERCKTLKEMATASRYFFEDFDHFDESAVKKHFKSGAAEALEKVKEKLTALSQWTAEPIHQAIEQTAEELGVGMGKVGMPLRVAVTGAGQSPSMDVTLVGIGRNRSLARIQKAIDFIKAKNA; encoded by the coding sequence ATGAAAGCAGAACCGCTATTTAATTTAGATCCGTCCGTGAAAGTTCGTACTCGCTTTGCGCCTAGCCCAACAGGCTATCTGCACGTTGGCGGTGCTAGAACCGCACTATATTCTTGGCTATTTGCAAAACATAACCAAGGTGAATTTGTATTACGCATTGAAGATACTGATTTAGAACGTTCTACGCCAGAAGCCACGCAAGCTATTTTAGAAGGAATGGAATGGCTTAACTTAGCTTGGGATCACGGCCCTTATTACCAAACGAAGCGCTTTGATCGTTACAATCAAGTGATTGATCAAATGCTTGAACAGGGCTTGGCTTATCGTTGTTATTGTTCAAAAGAGCGTTTAGAAAATTTACGCAATGAGCAAGAAAAAAATAAAGAAAAACCACGTTATGATGGCTATTGCTTACATCACGCGCCTGAGAATCCAGATGCTCCTCACGTTGTACGTTTCAAAAACCCACAAGAAGGTTCGGTAGTATTTGATGATGCCGTGCGTGGACGCATTGAGATCAGCAACAGTGAGCTTGATGATTTAATTATTCGCCGTACTGATGGCTCACCAACATATAACTTCTGCGTAGTGATTGACGACTGGGATATGGGCATTACACACGTTGTACGCGGCGAAGACCATATTAACAATACCCCACGTCAAATTAATATTTTGAAAGCGTTAAATGCGCCAATTCCGACATATGCGCACGTTTCAATGATCCTAGGTGATGACGGACAGAAATTGTCTAAACGCCACGGTGCAGTGAGCGTAATGCAATATCGCGATGATGGCTTTCTCCCTGAAGCCTTGCTTAACTATTTAGTACGCTTAGGTTGGGGGCACGGCGATCAAGAGATTTTCTCCGTAGAAGAAATGATCAAGCTATTTGAATTAACTCAGGTAAGCAAATCTGCCAGCGCATTTAACACAGAAAAATTGTTATGGTTAAACCATCATTATATTCGCGAATTACCACCTGAATATGTGGCTAAACACCTTGCTTGGCATTATCAACATCAAGGCATTGATACCAGCAATGGGCCCGCATTAAGTGAGATTGTTGTAATACTCGGTGAGCGTTGTAAAACTTTAAAAGAAATGGCGACTGCAAGCCGTTACTTCTTTGAAGATTTTGATCATTTTGACGAAAGTGCGGTGAAAAAACACTTTAAATCTGGGGCGGCTGAAGCACTTGAAAAAGTCAAAGAAAAATTGACCGCACTTTCTCAATGGACGGCTGAGCCAATTCACCAAGCCATTGAACAAACAGCGGAAGAACTCGGCGTAGGAATGGGCAAAGTGGGAATGCCATTGCGTGTTGCGGTAACTGGTGCAGGGCAATCTCCATCTATGGACGTTACCCTAGTTGGCATCGGGCGCAATCGCTCCCTCGCCCGCATTCAAAAAGCCATTGATTTCATCAAGGCAAAAAACGCCTAA
- a CDS encoding ABC transporter ATP-binding protein: MNTLDITHLTCCYNNQPILQDLNLSIENDDIVCLLGASGCGKTTLLKAVAGLIPLSAGNIRLQDKEIQHLEANEREIGLIFQDYALFPHLTVAENILFGLHQINKSEQAKTLQKMTALVHLQGLEKRYPHELSGGQQQRVAIARALACQPKLLLLDEPFSNIDSQVRHQMIEEIRHILKQQHIPAIFVTHSKEEAFLFADKLAVMNQGKICQIGAPSTVYQQPNSPFVANFLGEMNYLPCHPIDDQRCQSLLGVHLCSTHQSQQAPSYLAIRPEQLQLRVADTPTQANGIIRQQRFLGAYYKYQVEMAGLELIITSQQSLPLGARVQVLYEKESGVIFAEK, encoded by the coding sequence ATGAATACCTTAGATATTACCCATTTAACCTGCTGCTATAACAATCAGCCCATTTTGCAAGATCTTAATTTATCCATAGAAAATGATGATATTGTGTGTTTGCTCGGTGCAAGTGGCTGCGGAAAAACCACCTTGCTCAAAGCCGTTGCAGGATTAATTCCGCTAAGTGCAGGTAATATTCGTCTGCAAGACAAAGAAATTCAACATCTTGAGGCGAATGAGCGAGAAATAGGGCTGATCTTTCAAGATTATGCCCTTTTCCCCCATTTAACCGTGGCAGAAAATATTCTATTTGGTTTGCATCAAATAAATAAAAGCGAGCAAGCAAAAACCTTACAAAAAATGACCGCACTTGTGCATTTGCAAGGGTTAGAAAAACGCTATCCCCACGAGCTTTCGGGCGGGCAACAACAGCGCGTTGCCATTGCCCGCGCGCTAGCTTGTCAGCCCAAATTATTATTGCTTGATGAGCCTTTTTCTAACATTGACAGCCAAGTTCGTCATCAAATGATCGAAGAAATTCGCCATATTCTAAAACAACAGCATATTCCCGCCATTTTCGTTACCCATAGCAAAGAAGAAGCCTTTCTCTTTGCGGATAAATTAGCGGTAATGAACCAAGGAAAAATCTGCCAAATCGGCGCGCCAAGCACGGTTTACCAACAGCCAAACAGCCCTTTTGTCGCCAATTTTTTGGGGGAAATGAATTATCTGCCTTGCCACCCTATTGATGATCAGCGTTGCCAATCGCTACTTGGCGTGCATTTGTGTTCCACGCATCAATCGCAACAAGCACCGAGTTATCTCGCAATCCGCCCCGAACAGCTACAATTACGCGTGGCAGATACCCCAACACAAGCCAACGGCATTATTCGCCAACAACGTTTTCTAGGTGCTTATTATAAATATCAAGTGGAAATGGCTGGCTTAGAACTCATCATTACAAGCCAACAATCTTTGCCCCTAGGTGCGAGGGTTCAAGTATTATATGAGAAAGAAAGTGGAGTAATCTTTGCTGAAAAATAA